In one window of uncultured Campylobacter sp. DNA:
- a CDS encoding amino acid ABC transporter permease — MELFGGENLIRLLGGLGVTLQIALISIAVSLALGLVLGILMASGRRALYIPLKICLEIVRIMPPIVWLFIVYFGASKAFGIHISNIAASIIVFSVWGVFEMMDLVRGAVLSIPKHQFESAEALAFSRFQIYLYVILPLAMRRLVPATINLFSRMIKTTSIAVLIGVIELVKVGQQIIEVNVFRDNYAPLIIYGAIFFVYFLICYPISALSKKLENRWS; from the coding sequence ATGGAACTATTCGGCGGCGAAAATTTAATCAGGCTTCTTGGCGGGCTTGGGGTCACGCTGCAAATCGCGCTCATCTCGATCGCGGTTTCGCTCGCTCTAGGCTTGGTGCTTGGAATTTTAATGGCCTCTGGGCGCAGAGCCTTATACATCCCGCTTAAAATTTGCCTAGAGATCGTGCGCATCATGCCACCCATCGTTTGGCTATTCATCGTATATTTCGGCGCAAGCAAGGCATTTGGCATACATATCTCAAATATCGCAGCTTCGATCATCGTCTTTAGCGTCTGGGGCGTTTTTGAGATGATGGATCTGGTGCGCGGCGCCGTGCTTAGCATCCCTAAGCATCAGTTCGAAAGCGCCGAAGCGCTCGCATTTAGCAGATTTCAAATTTATCTCTACGTCATCCTGCCGCTTGCGATGAGGCGCCTAGTGCCTGCAACGATAAATTTATTCAGCAGGATGATAAAAACAACCTCGATCGCCGTATTAATCGGCGTCATCGAGCTCGTCAAGGTCGGGCAGCAGATCATCGAAGTGAACGTCTTCCGCGACAATTACGCGCCACTAATCATCTACGGAGCGATATTTTTCGTATATTTTTTGATCTGCTATCCAATCTCGGCGCTTTCGAAAAAACTAGAAAACAGGTGGAGCTGA
- a CDS encoding amino acid ABC transporter permease, with product MDFDFIAKFSPMFVKAGILTLKLAFYGILLSIIIGFICTLIKYKRLPLLSPLVSAYIELSRNTPLLIQLFFLYYGLPKLGVQISGFTCAIVGLAFLGGSYMSESFRLGFEAIKKSQIESAMSLGLSEVQIVFYVVLPRAFAIALPSISANIIFLLKETSIVSIVALADLVYAAKDVIGLYYKTNEALFMLSVSYLIIILPLSLALTLLEKRLAYMRG from the coding sequence ATGGATTTTGATTTTATAGCCAAATTTAGCCCGATGTTCGTAAAGGCGGGAATTTTAACGCTGAAGCTCGCATTTTACGGGATTTTACTATCCATCATCATCGGTTTTATCTGCACGCTGATAAAATATAAAAGATTGCCTCTATTAAGTCCGCTCGTGAGCGCATATATCGAGCTGTCGCGCAATACTCCGCTTTTAATTCAGCTATTTTTTCTATACTACGGCTTGCCGAAGCTGGGCGTTCAAATTTCGGGCTTTACCTGCGCGATCGTAGGTCTTGCGTTTTTGGGCGGAAGCTATATGAGCGAGAGCTTTAGGCTCGGTTTTGAGGCGATAAAAAAATCTCAGATCGAAAGCGCGATGAGCCTAGGGCTAAGCGAAGTACAGATAGTGTTTTACGTCGTGCTGCCGCGCGCCTTTGCGATCGCCCTGCCCTCCATCAGCGCAAACATAATCTTTCTGCTTAAAGAAACCTCGATCGTTAGCATCGTCGCACTCGCCGATCTCGTTTATGCCGCAAAGGACGTGATCGGGCTGTATTACAAGACGAACGAAGCGCTGTTTATGTTAAGCGTTTCGTATCTGATCATAATCCTGCCGCTTTCGCTCGCGCTTACGCTGCTTGAAAAGCGCCTTGCGTATATGAGGGGTTAG